CCTTGGATGGCCTGACTAGTAAAGCACTTGTGGGAGTTCCGGGGGGGAAATATGCCCAGAAAAGAGTGGACTCAATCCATGTCATTTCACTGCAGTCATCTTGCTGCAATCTTAAGTCGGGAAACCTCACATTCATTAAAGGGATAAGGCTTTCAGATTTTCCCAAATAGTGTCCAATGAAAGAAATTTGCACTGTCTTCTTGCCTTTGTGACTTCCATTCACTGTTTGTGGCATTGCCCTTATGAATAGTTCTTTTGGTAGTTTGTCCGCAACATGTTGCCAACGATAAACAACATCTGTTGCATTCTGTTCCAATGTCCTTTTAACGTTGAACACTGTCACCATGGATGGAACTTGTACCAACTTTATTCTCCATGAAAGAATAACTCCGAAGCTTGCTCCACCACCTCCTctaatggcccaaaacacatCCTCTCCCATGGATTTTCTATCGAGGATCGATCCATTAACAATGACTATTTGCGCATCGATTATATTATCCACAGAGAGGCCATACTTTCGCATCAAGTTTCCATATCCACCTCCAGAAAAGTGTCCACCCGTGCCTACGGTCGGACAGACCCCAGCAGGGAAAGCATGGACTTTACTTTTCTCGGCGATTCGGTAATAAACCTCGCCAAGAGTTGCTCCAGCCTGAACCCATGCAGTCTCGGATGCTATATCAATGTCGATAGCACGAAAATTGAACATGTCAAGGACTAGGAATGGATTATTTGATACGAATGAAAGACCCTCATAGTCATGGCCACCGCTTCGAATCCTGATTTCCAAGCCATAACGCTGTGCACAAATAACAGTTGCTTGGATGTGAGAAATGTGTTTGGCAGCTATAATAGCAAGTGGTTTTGGGGTTGCAGATGTCAAAAACCTGCGGTTTATTATATAGGAGttcaaaacagagagaaaagaggCATTGTTGGGGGTGTAGATGGCTTGGGAAACTGGGTAAAATGGTGAAGAATTAATTGGAAGACATCGGAAAAACATGTCTAGATTAACTTGATCTGAATTCGCACATGAAATTGAGAACAAAATGATAGCAAGTATGATTGGGATTGAAGGTTGTCGTTGGCATGAGGTCTTCATTCTGCCAAATAATTCGTTGGTTTGACCTCTTGTTTGTGTGATCTGCTGCACTGTTATAAGATCAATATGAGAGTACTGATCATGGCTAAGACATCATGAACGCTATACTTATAAACTTTCAATTAATGCCGTTTCGTTGCAaggtaattaattattatacaattAATGGATCTATTATGAAATCAAATCCAAACAGATCTTCTTTCTCAAGTACTGTTTACatggtttttatttcaaaatcatAATGATCATACGGCGTCGGTTATCATAATTATTGCCTTTTTGGGGCtacaaaaatattaatccaATATTTATTGTACTTTATAATTTTAACCACATCaggaaatattttattgaaaattgttAATGCATGCAGTAGCTAGCTAGAGTGATCTATAGATGTTCTTTATAAGTAATTCATTCCTAAGTACCTTTCCTCGTATATATTCCTGATCAAATCTAATTCTTTGGTGCATTTTTGCAAGACATCTTTGAGCTAAACTTGACGGAAATAATTTCTTGTCTTACAAGACTATTTTTGACGAGCAGAACTTGCCGAAaagtctcaattttttttttttttttgttggcaaTAAAAAACCGCTGCCAAAAAGTCTCAATTTTAAGAGAACCCgctaaaaacaattcaaatattGTTTGTTAAACTTGGCGTAGTGTGCTATGTAAATACCATCTCTCCTCTCAAGGTTGAGGTTTTTTCTCTCTAGCAGAGTTTTGTCTCTTAAGCTAGCTTTGACTGGTTTGAAGAGGAGAGATGGTAGAGGAACTAACAAAACAGTGGGAAGAACTAAGTCTCACGGAGAAGGAAAAGGGGGAGGTAGTACTGGTCCCTAGTTCAACAGCAACAAAATAGCTACATAGTAACTATTGTCTGCTGGCTATGATCATAGCTCAAAGGCCAGTAAATAGAGAAGCCTTTAAGACAACTATGGCAAGAGTATGGAGATGCAAAAGTTGGATCCAATTCACTGAAGTTGGAAGCAATAAATACTTAGTTGAGTTCCACTTAGAGCAGGATCTACAACAGGTCATACGTggaaggccttggtcttttgATAGGTGGCTGGTCTGCATTCACTTGTATGAAGGGGATAGATCAATCAATGAAGTTCCTTTCACCTTGGAAGAGTTTTGGGTTCATGCATATAACATGCCTTTGGCAAGTATGACTGAATAGGTAGGCAAAAAAATTGGTGACACAATAGGGAAGACTCTTTCTGTACAAGTTGATGATAGGGGCATTGGATGGGGTAAGTTCCTGAGACTCAAGGTGGAGGTTGACATCTCAAAGGCTCTTCAGAGAGGtcttttcttgtcttttgaAGGTAAGAGAACCTGGATCCCCTTTAAATATGAACGTTTGCCAtctttttgtttcaaatgtggGGTCTTAAAGCATGCACAGAGAGGCTGCCAAGTAATGAATACAGACAGCAGTAAGCTCCAGTATGGGTCTTGGCTTAGAGCACCAGTAACCAGAGAAGGAGATCTCTCAAGGAAAAGGTATGGAAACTCAAGTCCACCTAGAGAAACAGAGGAGCAACcatgggagagggagagagaggtcaGGGACGACACACCAACCAAAAAGCATGACAATACACCAATAGGTCAGAATTGTAACCTGTAAGATGGGGACATCATAGAAACAAAAGGGCAACTGTGAACCACCACCTTTCTGTTGATCAGAAGACAGGAAGCAGTCAGGTCCTTTTTAAGGAAACAAATGTGGAGCTATTTGTGGGCAAGTCAGAACAGGTTTCAAAAGATGCAAGACCTTGTCTGATGCAAGGCATTGAGGATGCTGCATTGCCAATCAACAAGGTAGAAACCTCCAGCAAGGACAAGGCCCAACAAACTGTCTTAAACCTCAGGAGCAATGATCTGGCGGTCCAAGTATCCTCTATGGCCAACTTTGTCTCATACCAAGTCCTAGCCCTGCAGAAATTCAAGAGCCAAGCCACATGGAAAAGGAAAGCAAGGGACAAAGGCAATGCAGGCCCCTTAACAGAAGTGAACAAGGAAAACATACCAACTGGATCAAAGAGAGAGGCAGGCCTTATCACTAGATCAGCATCTGTTAAGGCCCTCAAGAAACCAAAGATGGAGAAGGAACATGGTATGAAAGCTAGCAAGAATGATATGGTGGTGGCTGGGATCCAGCCCCACCAATTAAAATGAATTGCTTGAGCTGAAACtcccgagggcttgggaaccctcggtcaGTTAATAACTTGTGCCTTATGGTGCAAACAAAGCTCCCAACCTTTGTTTTCTTAATagaaacaaagagcaaaaaagaaaaaatggaatcaATCAGGCGCTTGATAAAGTATGAGCATAGTTTTGTGGTCAATCCCATAGGGACTAAGAGAGGTCTAGCTTTCTTTTAGAAAGAAGAAGTGGAAGCAGAAGTAATCTCCTCTACAATCTCACACATCTCTCTGGCAATTAAATATAGGGAAGCAGGAGTCACATGGTTCCTAACGGGATTCTATGGCAACCCAATTACAGAGAAAATA
This sequence is a window from Carya illinoinensis cultivar Pawnee chromosome 9, C.illinoinensisPawnee_v1, whole genome shotgun sequence. Protein-coding genes within it:
- the LOC122277436 gene encoding berberine bridge enzyme-like 4 — encoded protein: MKTSCQRQPSIPIILAIILFSISCANSDQVNLDMFFRCLPINSSPFYPVSQAIYTPNNASFLSVLNSYIINRRFLTSATPKPLAIIAAKHISHIQATVICAQRYGLEIRIRSGGHDYEGLSFVSNNPFLVLDMFNFRAIDIDIASETAWVQAGATLGEVYYRIAEKSKVHAFPAGVCPTVGTGGHFSGGGYGNLMRKYGLSVDNIIDAQIVIVNGSILDRKSMGEDVFWAIRGGGGASFGVILSWRIKLVQVPSMVTVFNVKRTLEQNATDVVYRWQHVADKLPKELFIRAMPQTVNGSHKGKKTVQISFIGHYLGKSESLIPLMNVRFPDLRLQQDDCSEMTWIESTLFWAYFPPGTPTSALLVRPSKADFSFKSKSDYVKEPIPKTGLESMWKLLIKIGEGGWMQWNPYGGRMSEIPESETPFPHRAGNIFKIQYSVQWVEEGTEATNDYLKLSRTLYEVMRPYVSKSPREAFLNYKDLDIGIASSSKNRAILINSARVYGSKYFKGNLDRLMHVKTSIDPNNFFKNEQSIPPGP